The Pseudanabaena sp. PCC 6802 genomic interval GCGGTACATTTTGATTCACAAAATTATCTGTGGTGTTATTGCTGTACTTCAAGAAAACTTTTACTGCGTATGTTGCGTCATTCTGGGATGAGAGCGTGATATTAAAGCGGTTAAATCTAGCACCGCTAGGCACGGCAAAGTCTGTATTCCAGTTATTCTTAGTTAAAAGAGTCCCAGGTGGAGAAACCCTTTTCGTGACTTCCTTGCCCGTTCCTCCCACCACACTTAGGGATCTGCAATTCTGAGCGATCGCTGGGGTGGTCGTGCTTGTAACCACACCTGCAAAGCCTAACAATAGTAAATTCCGATTAGTCAATATCATGAAAGATGTTGAGAAATATTGATAGTAAATTCTTCGTCTATTCTAGAGCTTAATCGGACCAATATATTAGTTATGCCACAAATATTATTGAGAAATGAAGTGACACCACCACTCTGCGACAAGACATTAAAATTTAGGAAGCTAAACCGTCATGCCCTTCTGAAAACAGGTTAGGATATCCAAATATTTCTAATTATTGAGAAAATAACTTCCACCTTATCGACCTGAATTATGAAGGTGACAAAAACGATTGAAGTATTCGTGGCGTTGGCTCTGGCAGTATTTCTATGCCTGATTGCTGCCCCACTGGCATTCCCCCAAACCAGTCCATCGTCGCAACCGCCTACAGGAGCCGTTGTGACTCTGGACGACAAACCACTGTTCGCGATCGAGAAAAAAGCTCTGTCGTCATCTCCAGAAAAGCGAGCGCAGACAATGAAGGAGCGCATTACCACATTTGCCGACGATCGCTCGATCTCGATCGATTCCCTGTGGACGAAGAATATCGAAGACTCCATCCTGGTTGGTGCAGGTGACAAGATTCTGATTTACGTGTCCGATGAAGATGCCAAGGTAGTAGGTAAATCGCGACAGGAGTTAGCTAATGAGTACTCGCAGATTATCAGAGAAGCCGTACGTCAATACCGAGAAGACCGAAGTACGCGCTCTTTATGGCTGGCGGCAATCTATGCTGTAGGAACAACAATTGCCCTGATCGGCGCGATCGTTATTTGGAGGTGGAAAAGAGTTACGTTTCGCATCAATGCCTGGCTTAATTCCGAGCGCCATAATCGCATTCCCAGCATTCAATTTCAAAATTTCGAGCTGCTGTCCGCCGATCGCATCACTGATTTATGCATCTGGCTAGTGGGGCTAATCCGCTCGATTGCCCTGTTGACACTGCTGTATGTTTATTTCTCCTTTGTCTTTAGCTTGTTCCCTGCGACGAAGCACGTGGGCGCAACACTATTTAGCTATGTCGACAGTAGATTGCAAGCTGCCTGGAATGCTTTCTTGGCATATCTTCCCAGCCTATTAACCATCGTCCTTGTCGCCTTCATAACTTACCACGTTCTCCGTTTCTTAAAGTTTATTTTCACGGCGATCGGCAAGCAGCAACTGACTGTGCCGGGATTTTATCCCGAGTGGGCAGCACCAACCTACAAGCTGCTGACCTATTTAATTATTGCCATGGCTTTTGCCGTTATTTTTCCCTACATCCCAGGCTCCAACTCTGCCTCCTTTCAGGGGATATCAATATTTTTAGGCGTTTTGATCTCAATCGGTTCGTCTACTGCTGTTGCTAACATCGTCGCTGGTATTATTACAATCTACACGAGAGCATTTCAGATCGGCGATCGCGTCAAAATTGGCGATATCGTAGGGGATGTTGAAGCAAAACTCCTGCTGGTAACGCGCATCCGCACGGTGAATAATGTCTTAGTGACGTTGCCAAACTCCACATTATTAACCAGCAATATTGTCAACTACAGCGCCTTAATTCGAGATGACCATGCACCGCTCATTCTCCATACCACAGTCACGCTTGGCTACGATGCCCCGTGGCGCAAAATCCATGAGACTCTGATTGCAGCGGCTCGGGCGACAACGCATATTCTAGACGAACCGTCTCCGTTTGTGCTGCAAACTGCTCTTAATGATTTCTACGTCAGCTACGAACTAAAAGCCTATACCAATCATCCTTCCAAGATGGCCAGCATCTACTCCGAACTCCATCAAAATATTCAAGACAAGTGCAACGAAGTGGGAATTGAAATCTGCTCGCCGCATTACTCGGCACTTCGAGATGGCAATCATAACACCATACCTGAGACTTATCTCCCGGAGGGATATCAAGCTCCTGGCTTTAAAATTGATAACCGATCTGATTGAGAAATAGGCTGAAATTCACGATCTAGAAATTCATGAGTAATGAGAGTTGCAGAAAATACCAGGGGCCGGGATTATTGCCCACCACTTTCTGAATGGCCGCACCGGGAAACGCTACGGAACCACTGGCATACAACAGAAAATTGCGAGATAGATTATATCGACCTGTTAGTGTAAGCTCTTGTCCAATCTCGGACGATTCGAGAAAAGAGAGTGCTTGCGCACCACCCAAATTGTTTAGCTCTGCCGCAGACAGATGAATGTATTGCAGAGATAGATCGAATTGTTGAGATGGACGCAATCGCAACACAACTTGATGGGTAATTAAATTGGAGTTTTGGTAAAGTTTGACTAGATTTGCACCCTGAATCCAGGTATCCGGACTTCCTCCAGAAAGCAATGGATCGAACCGCTCAAAGGTCGAAGTATTGGGATTGTCACCGCTGAAATAGGCATAGCGATAACTCAGGGTAGGAGTCCAAGGAAGATCCTGGATGGTGTAGCCAATTTGTCCCCAAGCGGCATTTGCAGCCATATCAAAGCTGTCGTTCCACTGATGAGCGTATTCAGCTTGAAGCCAGAGTCCATCCAGGCCAAATAGATTGCTAAATCGAACGCGGGGATAAATGACATTTAGCCCTTTCTTGGGAAAGACGCTCGTCGAGGTGAAATAGGAAGAATCAGATTCAGGGACGTGAATATAGCTCAATCCTAGTTGCACAGATCGATTATTGTCATATTCTAAATTGGCTCCCACAAACTTAGTTCGGCTATCAATTAAGGGCAACTCGTTGGGGTCGAGATAGAAACCTTCAAGGCGAAGATCGTTCCAGCGAATGCGACCAATTACAGTATTCTCAAAGGCAGTGCGTGGGTTTGATAGAATCGTGGCGCGATCGCCCCCATTCCCCGCTCCGTTCGCAAATAACATGCCGTTACTAATCCGGTAATCCTGCCGTCCCGCCGACAGGTTAATCCCAAAGCGGGAATTGTCGGTTCGATAGCCGTAAAGTACGCCACCATAAAGATCTTCAATGCCGCTGAAGATGCGATTGTTCGATTCAAACAAATCGGGCTGAAGCGTTGTAGAAACTATATTGGTGGCACTACCGTAGACATAAAGGGGGAGGGTATCGATCTGAGTAATGCCCGCAACGCCGAATTCTAAGTAGCTGTCCAACCAGCTATAGGTGCCTGCGCGAGCTGGATCGCGAGCAAGGGGATTGCCCTGGGTGAAGAGAGCGGCGTTGCCGAACCAGGTGTTGCTGCTGCTAAAGTTGGACAATCCACCTCGCAGAATGGCAACGGCTGTGGCGCGATCGTTTGTATAAAGATTCGGAAATTCTCGCAAATCACCTGTGACGAGAATACCTGTTTCACGGGGCTTAGTGACTGCCTCAGCCTTCAATCTCACTGAGAGAACGACCACTACCTCACCGGGAATTTGCACCTCATAGAAAGCATTCTGCGCGGCTTTCACAAATGCAAGCTGCTCGACCCGCTGCAGGCCTGCATTCAGAAAAAGCCGATTGTAGTTATCTCCTGACCGTACTGCAAATGCTTGTGCAATCTGCTCTTGAAGTTTCTGATTGCGATCGGGATCGGGGGTGGGGTTTTCGAGATAAATCCGAACTTCTGAAATACGCTCCCCATTGAGCAGGCCAGGATTCAGCAAAAAGCCCCCCGTTGGTACGGCGGTAGCCGGAATTTCGGTTAAGGTTTGGGTTGTGGCGGGAAGTTCATCGATCGCCTCAGCAGGGACAGATTCTGAGGAACGTTCTTGAGTCAGCGGTTCAGTAGTCAGCGGTTCAGTTAGAATGTCTGAGACGATAGTGATTTCGTCAGATACCATTTCGTCGGCATATGCGCGATGACATAGCATCGCAGGAGTAAATGTCAGGCAAAGCAACGATAAAAAGGTAGAACAAAAAGGCTTCATGAATCCTCAAGGAAATGTCGCAGGGAATTGTTTAAGAATGCTGAGTGCTAAAAACTGAGCCAAGTAAGGGAATTGCAGGTTAATAGGATACCAAGTGTAAGGGCGAACGGCCGTTCGCCCTTACAGAGCCGCATTCCCGATCGTGGTAGGTCATTTAATTGCAGATCCCTAAACACACGATCCGCATCCACTAGGACTCAACACGGATCGAGTCTTAATGGATGCTCTTGAAGCGAACTTTAATAAGCGGTCCAACCGCCATCTGTGGCGTAAACGCAGCCCGTCAAGTTAGATGCATCCGCAGACAACAGAAACAGGATAATCGCTCCCTGTTCCCAAACGGTCGACATTCGCTTCTGCGAATCGGATGCCGACAACAGGCTCAATGTTTTCAACATGGCGGTAGGACTGGGACTACCCACTGCTTCTTTTTGTGCCTCTCTGACAAACTCGGATGCTCGATCCGTCATGGGTGTTGCTGTTGCTGCCATGTTTACCGAATTCACGCGAATGCCCCTGGGCGCATAATCGACCGCCGCCTGTCGGGTTAACCCAGTCACCCCATGTTTGCTGGCAACATAGGCAGGATTGCCACCCAACCCCGTTAACCCGGCAATAGAGCCAATGTTGACGATCGCCCCACCTTTGCCCTGTTTCACCATCTGGCGCAGTTCGGCCCGCATCGATTTGAATACACCCGTGGTGTTGGTTGCCAGGACATTTTCCCAGTATTCATCTGTCGCCTCGTGGATAGATTTAGGCAACAAGTGCCGCTGTCCCTTAAAATTGAGCGGTTGCCCCGGATCGGCACCGTCTAGAACCCCAGCGGCATTGAGTGCGAGGTCTAAACTGCCATAGATCCGCACGGCCTCCTCCACTGAGCGATCGCAGACCTCTGTGTTCACCACATTGCCCAAGATCGCGATCGCCTGATGTCCTTCACCCTTAATCTGGCTAATCGTTTGGTTGAGTTCCTTTTCCTTCCGATCTAAACCAACAATATTGGCTCCTTCCCTTGCGGCCCGAATCGCGGTTGCGGCTCCAATGCCAGTAGCCGCTCCTGTGATTAGCAATGTTTTGCCCCGAAAGCGATTTGGGATGAAGTAGTTGGGATCGGTAGGGGTAATATCAACCATTGGGTTTTCTCCAAGTTGTGATGGAACAGCATTAGCAATAAGGGACGAGGAAGATTCGTTCTGAGCCTGGGCGTGTGGCGGAGAGAGCGCGATCGCTGCCAAAAACGACCCCGTCCCTAATGCCAGAAATTGACGACGATTTAGAAAGTAATGAAGAACTTCTTTAACACCCGGACTTTCCAGATTGAGGCCAGAGAAATCAGGTTCCATAAATATCAGCCATAAACATCAGGAAGCTAGCATGTACATATTTTAAGATTATCACTACTCCATCTGACTGTCAAAAAAGAGCTTCTACTCGCAGGGCAAATGCATACTCAAGCTAGCAGAATTTGCAGCAATATCAAGAGATCTCACCAATCCGCGTCAGCCATTTTTTTATACATCGCTAATCAGTTTAGCGATTGTAATTGAGGAGGGAATCAACCACCAAATATAACTGCATCTGGAATCTCATAGCGCTCCTGACCGATGCGGATGATATTGAGATCGCTCTGCTTGCTGGCGCTGAAGCTACCGCGATCGGCTTGGCTTCGATCGTACCCAGTGGCTTTTCCATTCTCGAAAAAGATGCTGCGAGTGCGACCATCTGGCTTTGTTACCGTGACAGTGCCATTTCCATTGCCTTTACGGACGACACCAAAACGGCAAGATGCGGTCGGCTGTCCCCCACCCATTGAGCAGGAAACATTGCCAGTAGCGTTGTAATTTGTTCCCGGGACCAATGCATCTCCACCATCATTCCCTGACACGATCGTCTCCAAGCGATAGTTCGCCACTTCGTTGCGACGGGCGGCACTCCGCATCATATAAATCCGAATTCGATAATCACCGCTTTTTTTGACCACTCCCTCAAATTGGTTACCGTTGACCGAGCCGTTAAAGATTGCCACATCTCTTTGACCGGGTTCTAGAATGTTAAAGTAAGTGGCACCGTGCTTTGTGGCCATGCTGACATTCATGGTTTGTCCTTGTCTGACGTTGAGGATGTAATCAACAGTCTGGTAGCCCTTAATTGAGGCTTGGATGGTGGCACTAGTGGTTCCAGGGTTAAACTGAACCCTTTGAGTGGGGATGGTCTGTTGAGCCAATCGCAAGCTTGGATGACTGGGAGTCAGGGTGGAAATACCACGAGCCAAGATAGGGGCTTGTGTAGATAGAAGGGCGATCGCTGCTATACCAACAGAAAAACCCTGTTTTAACATAAACATCACGTTATCTCCTCAAATCGTGTCAAATCATTTTTGTTGTTAGCTTACAGTCACTACCTTGGCTTGGATTGATGCAAGTTCGACTAAACGCCTGCTTAACATTAGGTCGATACAAGTAGTACAGAACGAACGTCCCTGCCGCAAGCGAATGGGGTATCGAAATGGACTTTCTACTGGAGTTTAGACTAAAAGGCAACAAGAAGCATCTCGCTAGATAGAAACTAGCGAGAGAGAGGATAAAAGGGAAGAAGTTGAGCTAAGCAGTTGCAGCGGAAGCTTTTTTGAGGGGCTTGGCATAGCGTTTTTTGACAGTAGGATAACGAATCCGTTGGGTTCGTTTTTTCCCAAGAGGCCAACCTGGAGACTTACCGCGAGGTTTAGGGTCAGGGGAAGGAGAGCCAATCCTGACCAAAACTAAAGCAAAAGCATTTGCAACTCGACCAGGAGACAATTTAGTCATCGGTTTCTGCCAAGGCAGAGGAGAGTCTTGGACAAGTTCACGAGCGAGCCACAATTGCCAAGTAAGTAAAGGCATCAAGTCCGACCAAGTCTCCATCTGAGCAGGGGTAGAAAGCTGAGGGATTGTCCAATGGAGACGTTGACGCACCAAGCGATACCAATGCTCAATGGCAAATCTGCGCAGATATTTTTGCCATACCTCACTCAAGATTGGCTCGTCTTTAGCGACCCAAATCAACCACAGGGGTTTCGATTCAGGCATATCAAGACGTTCGACCAGAATGAGTGTAAAGGGATGGTCTGCGGCTTGCTTTAAGTGCAGGTTTGGCCATCGACGAATTTGCAATCGTCCCAGTTTAGGCTCTGCAATTGTGATGTCTGCTTGGGGAATAGACCAAGTGTCAGAGTCTTTGAGGCTAAATTTCTCTCCATGCTTATGGGGTCGCCCATGCCCCTCGTAATCCTTTGGGGCATGATACAGAACCCGGTTGGGGCGTAGCCTGAGCAGCTTGATACACGGGATGTCTGCTGTTTGCTGCAAAAATGGTGCGCACCCATACTCGCCATCCCCCAGGAAAAGCACAGTCCCAGGAATTTCCGCACAAACCAAGCGTAACTGACTAGCGGCTTTCTGAATCGGGTTCTCGAAACTGGTGATCCGCTCATGCCGCAACGGTAAGGCAAAACTCCCTTCTGACTCTGGAATCCAGGCAATTGTGCTGTATCCTTGCCCCACCGTAACAGGTTTGCTTCCTACTCCCGGTTGAGGTTGATGTTCGTAGGTGCGTTCTTGTAATGTCACCGCATAGGGACGCGACCAGGCTGTATGGTCGCCCGCCAATATCGTCACCTCTGCTGCCGGCATTTGCTGTATGTATTGCTTCATCAAGTCTTCACGTGGAGGATGACTATCTTGCAGTGCTTCATAGATACTCGACCACTCCCTCCGAAATAATGGGCTTAACGAAAGTTCCACAAACGATGAAACACTCCGACTCGTCAGTACCGCATCCATCAAGTCGAACAGCGCATCTCTCCCGTTCCCTATAATTTCGTACGTGTACTTGCGAAATTGCTCAAGTTTATCCAAACTAATCATGATGAAGCTGTTGATTTTATAGTCTTTTCAGCTTCCATCATCAAGCGGTCAGTCTGCAATGGCTGGCTGCTTTTTACCACTTTTTAGTCTAAACTCCAGTTTCTAGTGGGGAAGCAGCCCACAACACAAGATTTTGAGATTCTGCCACGGAACAGTAGGGAATGTACCCCTTATCAAACTACCACAGCGACTTCAAACTGCGATCGCCTATTCTGGCAACTGGACAATTGCTAGGGTTATACTAGGCTACGGACTAACAACGGGAAACGACTTTATGCTTTCCTAGAGCAGTCGAGGGAGGATAAAGTTGAAGCGGTGCAGTCGCTGAGAGCCTGGTGGCGAGAGCAAAATTAGCCTGGGAAATCAATCGTGTCAGAATCACAAGCTTTATGCATTCTCAGTGGAGGGCAGGATTCCACTGCCTGCGCGGCAATTGCCTGCCAGCAGTACGATCGCGTCCATGCCATTACCTTCGACTACGGCCAACGCCACGCGATCGAACTGGAGAGCGCTAAAGCGATCGCTCTAGCACTTCAGCTTGCCAGCCATGAAATTATCCAGTTGGGGCCAATCCTCAAAGGTACTTCTCCACTGGTATCTAACACTCCTCTCGGACAGTACAACTCCACGGAGGAATTACCCGGTGGTGTGGAGCCAACATTTATTCCAGGGCGTAATATCTTGTTTTTGACCATAGC includes:
- a CDS encoding mechanosensitive ion channel family protein yields the protein MKVTKTIEVFVALALAVFLCLIAAPLAFPQTSPSSQPPTGAVVTLDDKPLFAIEKKALSSSPEKRAQTMKERITTFADDRSISIDSLWTKNIEDSILVGAGDKILIYVSDEDAKVVGKSRQELANEYSQIIREAVRQYREDRSTRSLWLAAIYAVGTTIALIGAIVIWRWKRVTFRINAWLNSERHNRIPSIQFQNFELLSADRITDLCIWLVGLIRSIALLTLLYVYFSFVFSLFPATKHVGATLFSYVDSRLQAAWNAFLAYLPSLLTIVLVAFITYHVLRFLKFIFTAIGKQQLTVPGFYPEWAAPTYKLLTYLIIAMAFAVIFPYIPGSNSASFQGISIFLGVLISIGSSTAVANIVAGIITIYTRAFQIGDRVKIGDIVGDVEAKLLLVTRIRTVNNVLVTLPNSTLLTSNIVNYSALIRDDHAPLILHTTVTLGYDAPWRKIHETLIAAARATTHILDEPSPFVLQTALNDFYVSYELKAYTNHPSKMASIYSELHQNIQDKCNEVGIEICSPHYSALRDGNHNTIPETYLPEGYQAPGFKIDNRSD
- a CDS encoding SDR family NAD(P)-dependent oxidoreductase: MEPDFSGLNLESPGVKEVLHYFLNRRQFLALGTGSFLAAIALSPPHAQAQNESSSSLIANAVPSQLGENPMVDITPTDPNYFIPNRFRGKTLLITGAATGIGAATAIRAAREGANIVGLDRKEKELNQTISQIKGEGHQAIAILGNVVNTEVCDRSVEEAVRIYGSLDLALNAAGVLDGADPGQPLNFKGQRHLLPKSIHEATDEYWENVLATNTTGVFKSMRAELRQMVKQGKGGAIVNIGSIAGLTGLGGNPAYVASKHGVTGLTRQAAVDYAPRGIRVNSVNMAATATPMTDRASEFVREAQKEAVGSPSPTAMLKTLSLLSASDSQKRMSTVWEQGAIILFLLSADASNLTGCVYATDGGWTAY
- a CDS encoding NF041680 family putative transposase, whose protein sequence is MISLDKLEQFRKYTYEIIGNGRDALFDLMDAVLTSRSVSSFVELSLSPLFRREWSSIYEALQDSHPPREDLMKQYIQQMPAAEVTILAGDHTAWSRPYAVTLQERTYEHQPQPGVGSKPVTVGQGYSTIAWIPESEGSFALPLRHERITSFENPIQKAASQLRLVCAEIPGTVLFLGDGEYGCAPFLQQTADIPCIKLLRLRPNRVLYHAPKDYEGHGRPHKHGEKFSLKDSDTWSIPQADITIAEPKLGRLQIRRWPNLHLKQAADHPFTLILVERLDMPESKPLWLIWVAKDEPILSEVWQKYLRRFAIEHWYRLVRQRLHWTIPQLSTPAQMETWSDLMPLLTWQLWLARELVQDSPLPWQKPMTKLSPGRVANAFALVLVRIGSPSPDPKPRGKSPGWPLGKKRTQRIRYPTVKKRYAKPLKKASAATA
- a CDS encoding alginate export family protein, whose product is MKPFCSTFLSLLCLTFTPAMLCHRAYADEMVSDEITIVSDILTEPLTTEPLTQERSSESVPAEAIDELPATTQTLTEIPATAVPTGGFLLNPGLLNGERISEVRIYLENPTPDPDRNQKLQEQIAQAFAVRSGDNYNRLFLNAGLQRVEQLAFVKAAQNAFYEVQIPGEVVVVLSVRLKAEAVTKPRETGILVTGDLREFPNLYTNDRATAVAILRGGLSNFSSSNTWFGNAALFTQGNPLARDPARAGTYSWLDSYLEFGVAGITQIDTLPLYVYGSATNIVSTTLQPDLFESNNRIFSGIEDLYGGVLYGYRTDNSRFGINLSAGRQDYRISNGMLFANGAGNGGDRATILSNPRTAFENTVIGRIRWNDLRLEGFYLDPNELPLIDSRTKFVGANLEYDNNRSVQLGLSYIHVPESDSSYFTSTSVFPKKGLNVIYPRVRFSNLFGLDGLWLQAEYAHQWNDSFDMAANAAWGQIGYTIQDLPWTPTLSYRYAYFSGDNPNTSTFERFDPLLSGGSPDTWIQGANLVKLYQNSNLITHQVVLRLRPSQQFDLSLQYIHLSAAELNNLGGAQALSFLESSEIGQELTLTGRYNLSRNFLLYASGSVAFPGAAIQKVVGNNPGPWYFLQLSLLMNF